TCTTgtgagagcataggctttcgTCTGTGCTCCCGTTAGCATTATAAAAATGAGCAGCAACTTATTCGTTTCGTACCTTTCCTCGAAAGCTTAAGTCCCACAAATCCTTTTTTCGTACACGACGTCCCGATTCCCGGTTGATCTTTCATGCTTTGTACGTGCCAAAATTTCTGACGCCATCGTCAACATCAACTGTCACGTGGCGGCGCGCGCAACCGCAagccacagaagaagaagaagcatcaGCCGAGATCGACGGCATCATAACGCTGCGATGTCTGTGGTTGCCGAGGACCGAGACGTCGACGTGCAGGACGACCACGGAGAGCAGCCTCTCCCGACTTGCTCGCGCTCCGAAGAACTGCCGGGCCCGGCGTCGCCGTTGGACTCCGAATGCACGACTGTCCAAACACGGTCGCAGTCGCCAATGCAGGTACCCGGCTCGTCCACACACCTGCCGTACATGGCCGTCTGTAGCTTGCTCGTGCTCCTGACTATTGCCGGTGTGGCCACCACCGCCTACAAGATGCACGCGGGCGATGCCGTGATGGCGCTCCTGAAACACTCCGCGGCGTTCCTGAGGCTGCGGGGCAACGCGACAGTCGCCAACGACAGCGGCCCGCTACACGAGGTCGACAGCCGGTACCTGGTCATGCAGGAAAGGAAAGTTCCGTCGACACGGTCCAGCTGTGGGAGTGACGTCTGTACCTGGGTCGAGAACTACCTTCAGGGCCGACTCGACACAGCCATCAACCCATGCGTCGACTTCTACGGACATGTCTGCTCCCGCCAATGGGCGTCGCGAGGCCTGAGCCTCCAGTCCAGGGCGTTCAGGGAGCGAACGGCGGGCATGATGATGATGGACATTGAGAGGTTCTTCCGGGACTACCTCAGCGAGAACGAAGAGCTTTACCACAGGTATCCTGGCGTCTTCCTCCACCAGGCCATCTCTCTGCTGCCAAAGTGTCAATCTGAGGAGAAGGATGACAAGAACCTGACGTCCCTGCGAGGTCTCCTGGAAGAGTATAACCTTGGAAACTGGCCCTACAAGAGGGCTCCGCGGGGTTCGAACATCGTCGCCGTGTCGGCTTTCGTGGACCGAGACCTCGGCGTTTTCCCTTTCGCCAGGGTGTTCCTTCGGAAGCCATTCGAAGACGACCGCACGTACACGGTCCACATCGACGTGCCTAGCCTAACGCTGAAGAGGTACAACCTCGCGTACCCCGATGAGCCGCCGAGTAACTTCACTCAAAAGATAGCGCTCGCGTTGTCGCTTCTCGACAAGACGCAAGACGTTGCGGAGCAAGCGGAAGCTATAGGCGCCCTCGAGACGAAGCTCCACCACGTCATGTCGGCGCCCCGCTTCGTCGAATTCGCGCACAGAATCAAGAGCATCGGACAGCTCGACCACCAGGGAAATTGGGACTGGAAAGCTTACCTCAATATCTTGTTTCAAGATATAGAGACGTTCGATAACGACAGGACGGTGGCTGTTATGAACCACGACTACGTCATCAAGCTGGCCCGCATACTCAACGAAACGGACATTGTCACCCTTTTGAACTACGTGGGCTACCGTATGGTTGTACACGTTTCCCCACTGCTAGTCAAGTCAGCTAGCCCTCTTCTGCGCTTGAGCCACGACAACTACCTAGAGTTCGTACCAGACCGTCGTCAGGCATGCATGCATCTGCTCGAACGTCTGTACAAGCACGGCATGCGCTTCTTTGGCCGAATGACTTTCAGCAAGAGCAACTCCACGCTGCTTTTGAAGCACTATGACTACAGCATGTCGAACCTCGAAGTGCAGCTCAAGAGCAGCATGAGCGATCGCCTCCTCTCATCTTCGTCGTGGCTAGACCGTTCGGCCATCGGTACTGGCGTCGACAAGCTCGAGAACATGCGCATCATTTTCCTGGGCAGCACGGACGACATCAACGCCATCGCAAGCTACTACAACTTCAACGCTCAGCCCTTGGATACAAGCCACTTAGTGGAAAGCTTCCGCGAGCTGCAAGCCGGAACCATGAACGTCTACTGGGAGACCAGGCCTCCGAAGGAGGACTTTGACGCCAGGTACGACCACACAGCTCTTTCACCGGGGCATGAGTACTTCTTCGGTCGTAACGTGCTCTTCATCC
The nucleotide sequence above comes from Rhipicephalus sanguineus isolate Rsan-2018 chromosome 8, BIME_Rsan_1.4, whole genome shotgun sequence. Encoded proteins:
- the LOC119402765 gene encoding neprilysin-1; amino-acid sequence: MSVVAEDRDVDVQDDHGEQPLPTCSRSEELPGPASPLDSECTTVQTRSQSPMQVPGSSTHLPYMAVCSLLVLLTIAGVATTAYKMHAGDAVMALLKHSAAFLRLRGNATVANDSGPLHEVDSRYLVMQERKVPSTRSSCGSDVCTWVENYLQGRLDTAINPCVDFYGHVCSRQWASRGLSLQSRAFRERTAGMMMMDIERFFRDYLSENEELYHRYPGVFLHQAISLLPKCQSEEKDDKNLTSLRGLLEEYNLGNWPYKRAPRGSNIVAVSAFVDRDLGVFPFARVFLRKPFEDDRTYTVHIDVPSLTLKRYNLAYPDEPPSNFTQKIALALSLLDKTQDVAEQAEAIGALETKLHHVMSAPRFVEFAHRIKSIGQLDHQGNWDWKAYLNILFQDIETFDNDRTVAVMNHDYVIKLARILNETDIVTLLNYVGYRMVVHVSPLLVKSASPLLRLSHDNYLEFVPDRRQACMHLLERLYKHGMRFFGRMTFSKSNSTLLLKHYDYSMSNLEVQLKSSMSDRLLSSSSWLDRSAIGTGVDKLENMRIIFLGSTDDINAIASYYNFNAQPLDTSHLVESFRELQAGTMNVYWETRPPKEDFDARYDHTALSPGHEYFFGRNVLFIPHANIAFLNDITKNIDPVLFPVVLTEIFRGMFGAVDRRGSTVDHNLAVATWWNPDEMSKFSQLELCFHDQYYVDIADLIGDNFEARLRLEDNIADNAVIGPLFDMYMKTLMSQDGADKLKITVDGRQLGMNQLFFILYAVGLCDNPNSEVWKRKLMFGEIPGKLRVNIPLKNFARFSTAFNCPLGSPMNPTRKCTVW